A portion of the Podospora pseudoanserina strain CBS 124.78 chromosome 2, whole genome shotgun sequence genome contains these proteins:
- the HRD1 gene encoding E3 ubiquitin-protein ligase hrd1 (EggNog:ENOG503NVCJ; COG:O; BUSCO:EOG09263X0V): MRLQWYATASMASAAAVVASAFYQRANFYSAMVHLAQSSMSLLVLANLVFVVYGSLVYGFQRLCFGPLRPTEIEQLYERGWFAVTETCLAMTIFRDELGPSFVIMFTALITGKVWGWISEGRVEVLEQQPPANPRLFHTRLSVSLLVSILYDIFLLSYAATTVWQQARRTVMVMFLFEFAVLTVCSLHTTGRYILSLVEQQVNRIQTQQRLEERRRQVREQRAEILRRRAEGTAEDDDEELPNEEDVDEMDIEVPGWESKGHWILSLDLFADFVKLTLYTVFFCALVIFFNFPIHIVRDWFMTARSFLKRLRALLRYRQALKHMDQYPDATVEDLGRDETCIICREEMRPWDPNDTNQIERTRAKKLPCGHILHFGCLKSWLERQQVCPTCRRPVAREGQQPARNGDAVVFRLGLGLPPGPNQPAQAQFPPNGQPPAGQPPQGGAAGLQGNNRNRNVRMFNFGPLRLGFAQGGVEEIREMAQRMGMPPDAARPAPPAPAAPAPADNAAVNVNTPGAGLDQIRGQLTDLSTRIQQEMANLNHAAHELYLLQHMVNELTRLRQTPTQQAGQRQGIPLVPGQVFVPPQPVANIQHLAQAPAQAAVHPGVQPAGQPASQSPVMLLGQPYIQGQPHPALHHPGALQAQVHAFLPRAQPTIGRLGAESGAAIPAGSPDLPEGVTIPAGWSLVPLQRVENGVVEPSPLWGQLPANALRDRLQNLAPERPRSSLSRGTSPLGRDTTSVAGYEAESSQTTEVRGAVPSDAASNTQRTVSPSHTASTATSAAPNWGGPAQLFGGRTTSPPQTEAEAGSSRAASESNGSAGPSAQNGSTSNSKSTARLASVEDAENEEDE; encoded by the exons ATGCGGCTCCAGTGGTACGCAACG GCCTCCATGGCCTCTGCGGCCGCCGTGGTTGCATCCGCTTTCTATCAACGTGCCAATTTCTACTCGGCCATGGTCCATCTTGCGCAAAGTAGCATGTCTCTCCTG GTTCTCGCAAATCTGGTGTTCGTTGTCTATGGATCTCTTGTGTATGGCTTCCAACGCCTCTGCTTCGGCCCCCTGCGACCGACCGAAATCGAACAACTCTACGAACGGGGCTGGTTCGCCGTCACCGAAACCTGCCTTGCCATGACCATATTCCGGGACGAACTCGGCCCCTCCTTTGTGATCATGTTTACCGCGCTCATCACTGGGAAGGTGTGGGGTTGGATCAGTGAAGGTCGCGTCGAAGTGCTggagcaacaaccccctgcGAACCCCCGACTGTTCCATACCAGACTCAGCGTCTCTCTGCTGGTCAGTATACTTTACGACATCTTCTTGCTCAGCTATGCCGCCACTACCGTCTGGCAACAAGCCCGCCGTACCGTCATGGTCATGTTCCTATTCGAGTTTGCCGTCCTCACAGTCTGCTCCCTGCACACGACTGGTCGGTATATCCTCTCGCTGGTGGAGCAACAGGTCAACAGGATCCAAACGCAACAACGCTTGGAAGAACGCCGTCGCCAGGTTCGGGAGCAGAGGGCCGAAATTCTGAGGCGGAGAGCCGAGGGTACcgctgaggatgatgacgaggaactGCCCAACGAGGAAGATGTCGACGAGATGGACATTGAAGTGCCAGGTTGGGAATCCAAGGGGCACTGGATTTTGTCCCTGGATCTTTTTGCAG ACTTTGTCAAGCTTACTCTTTATaccgtcttcttctgcgcTCTTGTCATCTTTTTCAACTTCCCCATACATATCGTCAGAGACTGGTTCATGACCGCGAGGTCGTTCCTAAAGCGTCTACGAGCCCTCCTCCGCTATCGACAAGCGCTCAAACACATGGACCAGTATCCCGATGCTACAGTGGAGGATCTTGGCAGAGATGAAACCTGCATCATCTGCAGAGAAGAAATGCGCCCTTGGGATCCCAACGATACCAACCAGATCGAGAGAACGCGTGCCAAGAAACTTCCATGTGGCCATATCCTGCATTTCGGTTGCCTCAAGAGTTGGTTGGAGCGTCAACAAGTATGCCCAACCTGCCGTCGTCCTGTCGCACGCGAAGGTCAACAACCTGCGAGGAACGGGGATGCCGTGGTGTTCAGGTTGGGGCTCGGTTTGCCTCCTGGCCCAAATCAGCCGGCGCAAGCACAGTTTCCACCAAATGGTCAGCCTCCTGCAGGTCAGCCACCACAAGGGGGGGCGGCGGGACTTCAGGGGAACAACAGGAATCGCAACGTCCGCATGTTTAACTTTGGGCCTCTCAGACTTGGGTTTGCCCAGGGTGGCGTTGAGGAGATTAGAGAGATGGCTCAGAGAATGGGTATGCCGCCAGATGCTGCTCGCCCTGCGCCTCCCGCACCCGCGGCTCCTGCACCGGCTGACAATGCCGCTGTCAACGTCAATACACCTGGTGCTGGGCTGGATCAAATCCGCGGACAGCTCACTGATCTTAGCACGCGAATCCAGCAAGAGATGGCCAACCTGAACCATGCCGCGCACGAGTTGTATCTTCTCCAGCACATGGTCAACGAACTGACACGGTTGCGCCAGACGCCTACACAACAAGCTGGTCAGCGACAAGGAATACCTCTTGTTCCAGGTCAAGTTTTTGTGCCTCCTCAGCCTGTGGCTAACATCCAGCATCTAGCTCAGGCACCTGCTCAAGCAGCTGTTCATCCAGGAGTTCAACCGGCAGGCCAACCTGCTTCCCAGTCACCTGTCATGCTGCTAGGCCAACCTTATATTCAGGGACAGCCTCATCCTGCGCTTCATCATCCAGGGGCATTGCAAGCGCAGGTGCATGCATTTCTGCCGAGGGCCCAGCCTACTATTGGTAGGCTGGGTGCTGAATCAGGAGCGGCTATTCCTGCCGGAAGCCCAGATCTTCCCGAGGGTGTGACGATTCCGGCGGGTTGGTCACTTGTCCCTCTTCAAAGGGTGGAGAACGGGGTGGTAGAACCAAGTCCGCTCTGGGGCCAGCTGCCTGCGAACGCTCTTAGGGATAGGTTACAGAACCTTGCTCCAGAGAGGCCGAGATCCTCCTTGTCCAGGGGCACGAGTCCTTTAGGCCGAGACACGACTTCGGTCGCTGGGTATGAGGCCGAATCATCGCAAACAACTGAAGTACGTGGTGCTGTGCCATCAGATGCTGCCTCAAATACACAACGAACTGTGTCTCCATCTCACACAGCATCAACAGCCACTTCAGCTGCTCCAAATTGGGGTGGTCCGGCGCAGCTCTTCGGCGGTCGAACTACCTCCCCTCCGCAAACCGAGGCTGAGGCAGGTAGCAGCAGAGCAGCTTCAGAAAGCAACGGGTCTGCCGGGCCAAGTGCACAGAACGGCAGTACCAGTAATAGTAAAAGCACCGCCAGGCTGGCTTCGGTGGAGGACGCTGAgaatgaagaggatgaatga
- a CDS encoding hypothetical protein (EggNog:ENOG503NYPG; COG:S), giving the protein MAATGHHEADDYNMSYPEPPHFSSASMDLGLSPEPYSAYARSSHEFPTTIGYEHGAIYTADTPYLYSHNGNHERSSPGMYPDDSDLRGPASDLSIASASSSNAGSPNSSHGQMAPIPEWATGPHGLGVTPGIVDASDFHLPGSEYSYAPGVYGDEYSTAFEYPSGKTPGFVDPILIHPDARPMTMSGFEQQPYSAQPNSAYPASPALSASPQLRNGSTSPFMHNNYQYSPYPPPVEAQRRPSLVSFHSNYSGEQQYSGDEFKEKQRCPHPECGKVFKDLKAHMLTHQEERPEKCPITTCEYHVKGFARKYDKNRHTLTHYKGTMVCGFCPGSGSAAEKSFNRADVFKRHLTAVHGVEQTPPNSRKKTAAGNNGTKKLTGYAPDATGKCSTCSSTFSNAQDFYEHLDDCVLRIVQQEDPAEAINAQRLAEVENDRDVHNTLEKNNLPTTTMTLQDGEDEDENMDDGDDDELRARGLKSSPTKRKGGNPQNGVQKSRGLTHSRGGVTLPTKTRGRKNRRDYPSSWGFDKGQMTMKKRVMAVFDGPRRLAKDDMMLSTEQEVRIKLSDGKSYVTDLDMQTLKRADGFLNATEEEKGPWVSDDPTEEQLKQMLTYTAPEPTTTAAAPAAQ; this is encoded by the exons ATGGCGGCAACTGGCCACCACGAGGCCGACGACTACAACATGAGCTACCCAGAACCCCCTCACTTCTCATCTGCGTCCATGGACCTGGGACTTTCCCCAGAACCCTACAGCGCCTACGCCAGGTCATCACACGAGTTCCCGACGACAATTGGCTATGAGCACGGAGCCATCTACACCGCCGACACACCATACCTCTACAGCCATAACGGTAACCACGAGAGGTCATCACCTGGCATGTACCCAGACGACAGCGATCTGAGAGGACCAGCTTCGGATCTGAGCATCGCCAgcgcctcatcctccaacgcGGGCTCCCCAAATTCGAGTCACGGCCAAATGGCGCCGATCCCTGAGTGGGCCACGGGCCCCCACGGACTTGGGGTTACCCCGGGCATCGTCGACGCAAGCGACTTTCACCTCCCCGGCAGCGAATATTCATACGCGCCCGGTGTCTATGGTGATGAGTACAGCACAGCTTTCGAGTATCCCAGCGGGAAAACACCAGGCTTTGTTG ATCCTATCTTGATTCACCCAGACGCGAGACCAATGACCATGTCTGGCtttgagcagcagccataTTCAGCCCAGCCCAACTCCGCATATCCTGCCTCTCCTGCTCTGTCTGCCTCCCCACAACTACGAAACGGCAGCACTTCGCCCTTCATGCACAACAACTACCAGTACTCGCCATACCCGCCACCAGTGGAGGCGCAAAGGAGACCAAGCCTTGTTTCTTTCCACTCCAACTACTCGGGCGAGCAGCAATACAGCGGCGATGAgttcaaggagaagcagaggTGCCCACATCCCGAGTGCGGTAAGGTGTTCAAGGACCTCAAGGCGCACATGCTCACTCACCAAGAGGAGCGCCCCGAGAAGTGCCCCATCACAACATGCGAGTATCACGTGAAGGGGTTTGCGAGAAA ATACGACAAGAATAGACATACCCTTACACATTACAAGGGCACCATGGTCTGCGGTTTCTGCCCGGGATCTGGCTCCGCGGCCGAGAAGTCGTTCAACCGTGCCGATGTGTTCAAGCGCCACTTGACTGCTGTGCACGGTGTCGAGCAAACACCGCCCAACAGCCGGAAGAAGACTGCCGCTGGAAACAACGGGACCAAGAAGTTGACTGGCTACGCCCCTGATGCGACTGGCAAGTGCTCCACTTGCTCGTCAACCTTCAGCAACGCCCAGGACTTCTACGAGCATCTTGACGACTGTGTGCTCCGCATTGTCCAGCAAGAGGACCCAGCAgaggccatcaacgcccaGCGGTTGGCCGAGGTGGAAAACGATCGCGACGTACACAACACCCTGGAGAAGAACAacctcccaacaaccaccatgaCACTTCAagatggcgaggacgaggatgagaacatggatgacggcgatgatgatgagctcaGGGCTCGCGGCCTCAAGAGCTCGCCCACCAAGAGGAAGGGTGGAAACCCACAAAACGGCGTGCAAAAGTCCCGCGGGCTTACACACTCGCGCGGCGGTGTCACGCTCCCCACCAAGACCCGGGGTCGCAAGAATAGGCGCGACTATCCTTCCTCATGGGGCTTCGACAAGGGTCAGATGACAATGAAGAAGCGCGTCATGGCGGTATTCGACGGCCCCCGCCGCCTGGCCAAGGACGACATGATGCTCTCGACCGAGCAAGAAGTCCGCATCAAGCTCTCCGACGGCAAGTCCTACGTCACCGACCTCGACATGCAAACGCTCAAGCGTGCCGACGGCTTCCTCAACGCAaccgaagaggagaagggtcCCTGGGTCTCGGACGACCCGACCGAGGAGCAGCTCAAGCAGATGCTTACCTACACCGCCCcggaaccaacaaccaccgctgctgcccccGCCGCTCAGTAA
- the ERP38 gene encoding Protein disulfide-isomerase erp38 (EggNog:ENOG503NY0R; COG:O): MVLLKSFVLAGLTVVVAAKSAVLDLIPSNFDEVVLKSGKPTLVEFFAPWCGHCKNLAPVYEELAHSFEFTKDVQIAKVDADAERSLGKRFGVQGFPTLKWFDGKSDKPTEYNGGRDLEALTAFITEKTGIKSKKKLAPPSSVAYLTDATFKNTIGGDKHVLVAFTAPWCGHCKSLAPTWESLATTFANEPNVVIAKVDAEAENSKATANDYGVTSYPTIKFFPKGSTTPEDYNGGRSEEAFVAFLNEQAGTHRAAGGGVDATAGTFAVLDEIVTKYIGGTPLTDAAAEVKKAAESLKEDAQYKYAEYYIRVFDKLSKSDSFAAKELARLEGILKKGGLAPTKLDELTTKTNILRKFVEKVTGKDEL; this comes from the exons atggttCTCCTCAAGAGCTTCGTGCTCGCCGGCCTCACGGTTGTTGTCGCGGCCAAGTCTGCCGTCCTCGACCTTATCCCTAGCAACTTCGACGAAGTCGTCCTCAAGTCCGGGAAGCCCACCCTCGTCGAGTTCTTCGCCCCATGGTGTGGCCATTGCAAGAACCTTGCCCCTGTCTATGAGGAGCTCGCCCACTCCTTCGAGTTCACCAAAGATGTCCAGATTGCCAAGGTtgatgccgatgccgaaAGGTCGTTGGGCAAGCGTTTTGGTGTCCAGGGTTTCCCTACACTGAAGTGGTTCGATGGCAAGAGTGACAAGCCAACAGAGTACAATGGTGGACGTGACCTCGAGGCTCTGACCGCCTTCATCACCGAGAAGACTGGTATCAAGTCCAAGAAAAAGCTCGCTCCTCCCAGCAGCGTTGCCTACCTGACCGATGCTACCTTCAAGAACACCATTGGCGGTGACAAGCACGTTCTTGTTGCTTTCACTGCTCCCTGGTGCGGAC ACTGCAAGAGCCTTGCCCCCACTTGGGAGTCTCTTGCCACCACCTTCGCCAACGAGCCCAACGTCGTTATTGCCAAGGTTGATGCCGAGGCTGAGAACAGCAAGGCCACCGCCAACGATTATGGTGTGACGTCGTATCCCACCATCAAGTTCTTCCCCAAGGGCAGCACCACTCCCGAGGATTACAACGGTGGCCGTTCTGAAGAGGCCTTTGTTGCCTTCCTCAACGAGCAGGCCGGTACCCACCgcgccgccggcggcggtgttgatgCCACCGCTGGCACCTTCGCCGTTCTCGATGAGATTGTCACCAAGTACATTGGTGGCACCCCCCTTACCGATGCCGctgccgaggtcaagaaggctgctgagaGCCTCAAGGAGGATGCCCAGTACAAGTACGCCGAGTACTACATCCGCGTCTTTGACAAGCTTAGCAAGAGCGACAGTTTTGCTGCTAAGGAGCTCGCCCGTTTGGAGGGTATCCTCAAGAAGGGTGGTCTGGCCCCTACCAAGCTTGATGAGCTtaccaccaagaccaatATCCTCCGCAAGTTTGTCGAGAAGGTCACTGGTAAGGATGAGCTTTAA
- a CDS encoding hypothetical protein (EggNog:ENOG503P1WG; COG:S) has translation MALTSRLALTGPDTTDPEDYLSSSLGIIFPDDVTNQHGDADHGLLYTSPHLPQPLQFSLANVTEEKERHLFSHYLWNSSLMLAELIEAGTLGLDIPWSGLGGEIKDFDATGLETVELGAGTALPSIMGGLMGSKRVVVTDYPAPEVIKTLKENVLRGVEKKNGVDGRGFFDKEKLAEVGLEVERLWERDCDGGEREWVWDRGVEDISVRKRWLAVGVLRRIRKSE, from the exons ATGGCCCTCACCTCCCGCCTCGCCCTCACCGGCCCCGACACCACCGACCCAGAAGActacctctcctcctccctgggcatcatcttccccGACGACGTAACCAACCAACACGGCGACGCCGACCACGGCCTCCTctacacctccccccacctcccgCAACCCCTGCAATTCTCGCTCGCCAACGTCACCGAGGAAAAAGAGCGCCACCTCTTTTCCCATTACCTCTGGAATTCATCCCTCATGCTCGCTGAACTCATCGAAGCCGGCACTCTGGGGCTGGACATCCCCTGGTCAGGCCTCGGTGGCGAGATCAAAGATTTTGATGCCACGGGCCTGGAAACGGTGGAATTAGGGGCGGGGACGGCACTGCCAAGTAtaatgggggggttgatggggagcaagagggtggtggtgactgaTTATCCTGCTCCAGAGGTGATCAAGACACTCAAGGAGAATGTGCTGAGGGGAgtggaaaaaaagaatggggttgatgggag AGGGTTTTTTGACAAGGAGAAATTGGCTGAGGTagggttggaggtggagaggttgtgggagagggattgtgatgggggtgagagggagtgggtttgggatcggggggtggaggatattAGTGTtaggaagaggtggttggcggttggggtgttgaggaggatacGGAAGAGCGAGTGA
- a CDS encoding hypothetical protein (BUSCO:EOG092619VG; COG:O; EggNog:ENOG503NZ0H): protein MPEQEQDEQQRRQQSDRGQMLLLVLIFYLTFFSESDAPALISTPYLTASERLGRQRAAHGILNSTNWGDFSPHAHKEGAPPWQEPKYLNLTGFRESDGLAWEDLDYFKDRCRQWSKHAYPPQEGGDEWAHGSAKRTWQNATGTVQGKWIRRQGSAAKYRDNFNLTAVAPGVNWMGDDVDWGWNVTGSHGTVVLRLEEDDTPDSWYRETPQDEKESHTAGVAREISAVATFQDEETSAASFVMQLYGVHWPLQGSMILTTTSEKFAGIFGLPHLTPHAKFFETSQRLLNHTVDETLRERERSRLPDISNPWNPVIEGDFGGTLPRCEYILYLQLHALDHHYTHDKGFMDSSHSIIDDMEWELRYPTGARNTKLPELQMSLVAWSPDCSYYLESKGPPLFPPADGQHLVGVKEEVLLSRVNYSLLVFAFVYAVQVILLKGQIKESPTPSTLNRLSFWSMSMMLLADGLIFSASSAWSVSASDGFHSALLLTFVSFMSSAIGGGLLASIRGSEPERRARDTPPATNTGTTNTTTTAPAPPPAPAVPQTSGTLPPPVTARPPRAPSLPIIVPSDQDIDAEIAENVAAGAGAVPGLGTTTTAPATTTTPTNRPQTAQFAPVIFYFFLLILAIMVLTILSLSWPPRARSIYINTISFLYFSLWLPQIWRNARRNSRRSFSWNFLTGQSLCRLAPFAYFYLYDKNFLFVSTDYTTFSILVAWVWAQLLTLILQNFWEPRLGIPFPRGWMPEVWDYHRILRQDDIESGVVVGLEFLESASSSSSSSTAEGHGHDHRGQLRERAKELRQRGMTLRNVDCAICREEMLVPVVMTGKPDPSWSMADMLERKSYMITPCRHMFHTKCLEQWFRKRLVCPICREDLQPL from the coding sequence ATGCCTGAACAAGAACAGGATGAACAACAGCGACGGCAGCAGAGTGACCGGGGGCAGATGCTCCTCTTGGTGCTCATCTTTTATCTCACATTCTTCTCTGAGAGCGATGCACCAGCACTGATATCAACACCATATCTCACCGCCTCAGAAAGGCTTGGCCGCCAGAGGGCTGCTCATGGCATTCTCAACAGCACCAACTGGGGCGACTTTTCTCCCCACGCACACAAGGAAGGGGCGCCGCCATGGCAAGAGCCCAAGTATCTCAATCTCACCGGGTTTCGGGAAAGTGACGGTCTCGCGTGGGAGGATCTTGATTATTTCAAGGATCGGTGTCGTCAGTGGAGCAAACATGCCTACCCACCGCAGGAAGGAGGGGACGAGTGGGCTCATGGTTCGGCGAAGAGGACATGGCAGAATGCGACGGGCACTGTCCAGGGGAAGTGGATCCGTCGTCAGGGGTCGGCTGCGAAGTACAGAGATAACTTCAACCTCACTGCAGTTGCTCCTGGGGTCAATTGGATGGGGGACGATGTCGACTGGGGTTGGAATGTCACTGGGTCTCACGGCACTGTTGTCCTTCGccttgaggaagatgacacACCAGATAGCTGGTATCGGGAGACTCCACAAGATGAGAAAGAGAGCCATACGGCGGGCGTTGCGAGAGAGATCTCAGCTGTGGCAACTTTTCAGGATGAAGAGACCTCTGCTGCCAGTTTCGTTATGCAACTTTACGGCGTTCACTGGCCATTGCAAGGGTCGATGATTCTGACTACAACTAGTGAGAAATTCGCCGGCATCTTTGGCTTGCCTCACCTCACGCCTCACGCCAAGTTTTTCGAGACGAGTCAACGTCTGTTGAACCACACTGTCGATGAAACGCtgcgagagagagaacgtAGCAGGCTTCCAGATATATCCAACCCATGGAATCCGGTCATTGAAGGGGACTTTGGTGGCACACTACCCCGTTGTGAATACATTTTGTATCTGCAACTGCATGCCCTGGACCATCACTATACACATGACAAGGGATTCATGGATTCGTCGCATTCCATTATCGACGATATGGAGTGGGAGCTTCGCTATCCTACTGGCGCTCGAAACACGAAGCTACCTGAGCTGCAAATGTCCCTCGTCGCCTGGTCGCCTGACTGCTCATATTATCTCGAGTCTAAGGGACCTCCCCTATTCCCACCCGCAGATGGCCAGCATCTTGTTGgtgtcaaggaggaggtgcttCTTTCTCGGGTGAACTACTCGCTGCTAGTTTTCGCGTTTGTATACGCAGTACAAGTCATACTCTTGAAAGGGCAGATCAAAGAATCCCCCACGCCCTCTACGCTCAATCGGTTGAGCTTTTGGAGCATGTCAATGATGTTGCTGGCAGATGGCCTGATTTTCTCAGCTTCATCTGCTTGGTCTGTCAGTGCCTCTGACGGGTTTCACTCTGCCTTGCTGTTAACATTTGTCTCGTTCATGTCATCGGCTATCGGAGGCGGACTCTTGGCCAGCATCCGTGGCAGTGAACCAGAGAGGAGAGCTCGCGATACTCCTCCAGCCACCAACACGGGTACTACGAACACAACCACTACcgccccagcaccacctcctgCTCCGGCAGTCCCACAGACCTCAGGCACTCTGCCCCCGCCAGTAACAGCTAGACCTCCCAGGGCACCCTCTCTCCCGATCATTGTCCCCTCAGACCAAGACATCGACGCCGAGATTGCAGAAAACGTCGCAGCCGGCGCAGGCGCCGTCCCAGGCCtaggcaccaccaccacagccccagcaacgacaaccacaccaaccaaccgcccCCAAACAGCCCAATTCGCCCCCGTAATCTTctacttcttcctcctcatcctcgccatcatGGTCCTAacaatcctctccctctcctggcCCCCCCGCGCCCGCTCAAtctacatcaacaccatctccttcctctaCTTCTCCCTCTGGCTCCCCCAAATCTGGCGAAACGCCCGCCGCAACAGCCGCCGCAGCTTCTCCTGGAACTTTCTGACAGGCCAATCCCTCTGCCGCCTCGCCCCGTTTGCGTACTTTTACCTCTACGACAAAAATTTCTTGTTCGTCTCGACCGATTACACAaccttctccatcctcgtcgcctGGGTGTGGGCCCAGCTCCTGACGCTGATCCTGCAAAACTTTTGGGAGCCCCGGCTGGGCATCCCGTTTCCGAGAGGTTGGATGCCAGAAGTGTGGGACTACCACCGCATCCTGAGGCAGGATGACATCGAGAGCGGGGTTGTCGTCGGTCTTGAATTTCTCGAGTCtgcttcgtcgtcgtcgtcgtcgtcgaccgCCGAAGGCCACGGCCACGACCACAGGGGGCagctgagggagagggcaaAGGAGCTGAGGCAGAGGGGCATGACGTTGAGGAATGTGGACTGCGCCATCTGCAGGGAGGAGATGCTGGTGCCGGTCGTGATGACGGGCAAGCCGGACCCGTCGTGGAGCATGGCTGACAtgctggagaggaagtcgTACATGATCACGCCCTGCCGGCACATGTTTCACACAAAGTGCTTGGAGCAGTGGTTTAGGAAGCGGCTGGTTTGTCCCATATGCAGGGAGGATTTGCAGCCGCTTTGA
- a CDS encoding hypothetical protein (EggNog:ENOG503P8N1; COG:S), which produces MQSDALMDDDVFVMISRVRQLLQGYLQAWHRTARGPLTTTVSLLGCAPCYQILPPPPVEPAAHDQKHIDSNLFRTVQSSRNCFSLRMQKYRTKISMASKNESNANNTSPTNASGDNAHAELTVQLEDLLNTLSNKFAGVSSEIFAKMDEMSRRLDNLEAQLAANKDKKSSSG; this is translated from the exons ATGCAAAGTGATGCTTTAATGGACGATGATGTCTTCGTAATGATATCGCGGGTGAGGCAGCTGCTGCAAGGGTACCTTCAAGCTTGGCATCGAACAGCGCGCGGCCCTCTGACTACCACAGTGTCGCTACTGGGCTGTGCACCGTGCTATCAAATA CTACCCCCCCCACCCGTTGAACCAGCTGCTCATGATCAAAAACACATTGACAGCAACCTCTTCCGCACTGTACAATCATCCAGGAACTGCTTCAGTCTCCGCATGCAAAAGTACCGGACAAAAATAAGTATGGCTTCCAAGAACGAGtccaacgccaacaacacgAGTCCAACAAAT GCCTCTGGCGACAACGCCCATGCTGAGCTCACGGTCCAACTCGAAGACCTTCTGAACACCCTCTCGAACAAATTTGCTGGCGTTTCTAGTGAAATCTTTGCAAAAA TGGACGAGATGTCGCGTCGCCTGGACAATCTTGAAGCACAGCTAGCAGccaacaaggacaagaagtcAAGCTCCGGCTGA
- the RPS29 gene encoding 40S ribosomal protein S29 (EggNog:ENOG503P6KV; COG:J) — MSHESVWNSRPRTYGKGSRACRVCTHQAGLIRKYGLNICRQCFREKAADIGFVKYR; from the exons ATGTCTCACGAGTCTGTCTGGAACTCCCGCCCCCGCACTTACGGCAAGGGCTCTCGCGCTTG CCGTGTCTGCACCCACCAGGCTGGTCTGATCCGCAAGTACGGCCTCAACATCTGCCGTCAGTGCTTCCgcgagaaggctgccgaCATTGGTTTCGTCAAG TACCGGTAA